One window from the genome of bacterium encodes:
- a CDS encoding ATP-dependent Clp protease adaptor ClpS — MKPITAIATQTEHEVSESTTLDHPLRVILFNDDIHTFDEVIAQVIKAIGCTAQKAEAIAWEVHTRGKAVVYEGDLGECLRVSSVLEEIGLHTQIEP, encoded by the coding sequence ATGAAACCCATTACGGCAATCGCCACCCAAACGGAACATGAAGTTTCCGAATCAACCACGTTAGATCATCCTTTACGTGTCATCCTTTTCAATGACGACATCCATACCTTTGATGAAGTGATCGCTCAGGTGATCAAAGCCATCGGGTGTACCGCTCAAAAAGCCGAAGCTATCGCATGGGAAGTGCATACCCGAGGAAAAGCCGTCGTTTATGAAGGTGATTTAGGGGAATGTTTGCGGGTCAGCAGCGTACTTGAGGAAATCGGCTTACACACTCAGATCGAACCCTGA
- a CDS encoding cation transporter, which yields MEKSIAPENPIHVSSQTDTKTAALTVHDNKIAMRWSLFIGFGMFAMKIYAYFITGSAAILSDAAESVVHVLAVSFAAYSLWLSTQPPDKNHPYGHDRISFFSAGLEGAMIVMAALYIIYESVMKWIRGLEINNIESGTMFVVIATAVNAALGWYLVHKGKKNHSLILIANGKHVLTDSWTSFGVIFGLVLTMVTGWLSFDPIVAILVALNILWSGGKLIRQAFGGLMDEADPETQTKLESILQAETQKYGIRFHDLKHRSSGNRIIIEFHLLFHESLTIVQAHAQATAIEKVIADTFPIETEITSHLEPIEGHNEAHITSTRMRNGKNE from the coding sequence ATGGAAAAATCTATAGCACCCGAAAATCCGATTCACGTTTCTTCGCAAACGGACACCAAAACTGCCGCACTTACCGTGCATGACAATAAAATCGCCATGCGTTGGTCATTGTTTATCGGATTTGGAATGTTTGCGATGAAGATATACGCTTACTTTATTACCGGTTCCGCTGCGATTCTTTCGGATGCGGCAGAGTCGGTAGTTCACGTTCTGGCGGTATCCTTTGCCGCGTATAGCCTCTGGTTGAGTACGCAACCCCCCGATAAAAATCATCCCTACGGGCACGATCGTATCAGTTTTTTTTCGGCCGGATTGGAAGGTGCAATGATCGTGATGGCGGCGCTGTATATTATTTACGAATCGGTGATGAAATGGATTCGCGGATTGGAAATCAATAATATTGAGTCGGGCACGATGTTCGTAGTGATAGCCACAGCCGTCAACGCGGCCTTGGGTTGGTATCTCGTTCATAAAGGTAAGAAGAATCACTCGCTGATTTTGATAGCCAATGGCAAACACGTTCTGACCGACAGTTGGACCAGTTTCGGGGTGATTTTCGGATTAGTGTTAACAATGGTGACGGGATGGTTATCGTTTGATCCGATCGTGGCTATTTTAGTAGCGCTCAATATTTTATGGTCGGGAGGCAAATTGATACGTCAGGCGTTTGGCGGATTGATGGATGAAGCCGATCCGGAGACGCAAACCAAATTAGAATCTATCCTGCAAGCGGAAACACAAAAGTACGGAATTCGTTTTCATGATTTAAAGCACCGCAGTTCAGGAAATCGGATCATCATTGAGTTTCATCTTTTGTTTCATGAAAGCTTGACGATCGTGCAGGCACATGCCCAGGCTACGGCTATCGAAAAAGTTATCGCCGATACATTTCCGATAGAAACAGAAATCACATCGCATCTGGAACCTATCGAAGGCCACAACGAAGCGCATATCACAAGTACAAGAATGCGAAATGGAAAAAACGAATAA
- a CDS encoding glutamate--tRNA ligase: MKSMSVRVRYAPSPTGFLHIGGLRTALYNYLFARHHGGKFILRVEDTDRTRLVEGAVDDFMNMLAWAGIQVDEGPGIGGSFGPYYQSERLHLYKQYAEQLLTEGKAYRCFCTAERLDQMRKFQEKSKLPPKYDRTCLRLSAEEVEKKIAAGEPHTIRMRVPDNTVIRFKDHIRGDVEFTSDNVDDQVLMKSDGYPTYHLANVVDDHLMEITHVIRGEEWVSSTPKHVLLYQYFGWKAPEFAHLPLLLNSDRSKMSKRQGDTEARAYPPKGYLRDALVNFIALLGWNPGDDREIFSMDELIKEFSIERIHKAGAVFDIQKLNWINTMYIRKLSDDEIYAILKPDLEKAGYSDYPKQYVLRAISLMKERVNFISEVLTFSSYFFRDPDTYDPEGVRKRWTPQAQTYLTELAGRLENTPSFIHADIEAVFRGYSEELKIKASELIHPVRIAISGMTLGPGLFELLEVIGKEAVIRRMRRAIDVYDRIVGEAQSAK, from the coding sequence ATAAAAAGTATGTCAGTTCGTGTTCGTTATGCCCCAAGCCCTACGGGTTTCCTTCACATCGGCGGTCTTCGCACAGCCTTGTATAATTATTTATTTGCACGTCATCATGGCGGAAAATTTATCTTACGTGTCGAAGATACGGATCGTACGCGCCTGGTCGAAGGCGCTGTGGATGATTTTATGAATATGCTGGCGTGGGCCGGCATACAAGTTGACGAAGGACCAGGCATCGGCGGGTCATTTGGCCCCTATTATCAATCCGAACGCCTTCATTTATATAAACAGTATGCGGAGCAATTGCTCACGGAAGGTAAGGCCTATCGCTGCTTTTGTACGGCGGAACGTCTTGATCAAATGCGTAAATTTCAGGAAAAATCCAAACTCCCTCCCAAATATGATCGCACGTGTTTGCGTCTATCCGCAGAGGAAGTTGAGAAAAAAATCGCGGCCGGAGAGCCGCACACTATTCGTATGCGTGTGCCGGATAATACGGTAATTCGTTTTAAAGATCATATTCGCGGCGATGTGGAGTTTACTTCCGACAACGTGGACGATCAGGTATTGATGAAATCCGATGGGTATCCGACGTACCATCTTGCCAATGTCGTGGACGATCATCTTATGGAAATCACCCATGTGATTCGCGGAGAAGAATGGGTTTCCAGCACGCCGAAGCACGTTCTGCTATATCAGTATTTTGGCTGGAAAGCGCCGGAGTTTGCTCATCTTCCGCTCCTTCTCAACTCCGATCGCAGCAAAATGAGCAAACGCCAAGGTGATACCGAGGCGCGCGCGTATCCGCCCAAAGGTTATCTGCGCGATGCGCTGGTCAATTTTATTGCTTTGCTGGGTTGGAATCCCGGTGATGATCGCGAAATTTTTTCGATGGACGAACTGATCAAAGAATTTTCGATCGAACGTATTCACAAAGCCGGTGCCGTGTTTGATATTCAAAAGTTGAATTGGATCAACACGATGTATATTCGAAAACTTTCGGATGATGAAATCTATGCGATCCTTAAACCGGATTTGGAAAAAGCGGGTTATTCCGATTATCCCAAACAATATGTTTTGCGTGCGATAAGCTTGATGAAAGAACGCGTCAATTTTATATCCGAAGTGTTGACGTTTTCGAGTTATTTTTTCCGCGATCCCGATACCTATGATCCGGAAGGAGTACGCAAACGCTGGACACCACAGGCTCAAACCTATTTGACGGAATTGGCCGGCCGCTTAGAAAATACGCCGTCATTCATTCATGCGGACATCGAAGCCGTATTTCGCGGTTATTCCGAAGAACTCAAAATCAAGGCCAGTGAACTTATTCATCCGGTACGCATTGCGATTTCCGGAATGACTCTTGGACCGGGATTATTTGAACTTCTTGAAGTGATCGGTAAGGAAGCCGTCATACGCCGTATGCGTCGCGCTATTGATGTATATGATCGCATCGTCGGTGAAGCGCAATCTGCGAAATAA
- the coaBC gene encoding bifunctional phosphopantothenoylcysteine decarboxylase/phosphopantothenate--cysteine ligase CoaBC, producing MANDSEKYSGKKILIGITGGIAAYKIAELIRYFVKSGAEVRVVMTKNATEFITPLTIETLSNNRVTTDTFPGHDAHYPEMWGTHHVNIAQWPDIMLIAPAGGNVIGKIASGIADDALTTIVMACSKPVALAVAMNDRMYTNSIVQQNIKKLRDHGYHIIDPGNGFLAEGYEGVGRLAEFESLIWEADKILLGTNELKNKRVLITAGPTQEPLDPVRILTNHSSGKMGYAIAREAALMGAEVTLISGPTALPVPPGVSVMQVTTADAMDKAVRGQFTKHDALIMTAAVADFKPVRQEKQKIKKTDAKNITLELTRTPDILANIGKQKGRRYVVGFALETDQEIENAQRKLHAKNLDFIVANNPKEQGAGFNTDTNIVTIIDKNSILRWPKMSKAQVARKILEKVAKEI from the coding sequence ATGGCAAACGATTCTGAAAAATATTCCGGAAAGAAAATACTGATCGGTATTACCGGTGGTATCGCGGCATATAAGATCGCCGAGCTGATCCGTTATTTTGTCAAATCGGGTGCGGAAGTGCGCGTGGTCATGACCAAAAATGCTACGGAATTTATTACGCCGCTGACGATCGAAACGCTTTCCAATAACCGCGTTACAACCGATACGTTTCCGGGACACGATGCGCATTATCCTGAAATGTGGGGTACGCATCATGTCAATATCGCCCAGTGGCCGGATATCATGCTGATCGCACCGGCCGGCGGTAATGTGATCGGTAAAATCGCTTCAGGTATTGCCGATGATGCACTGACGACTATCGTCATGGCTTGTTCCAAACCCGTAGCGTTGGCTGTTGCGATGAATGATCGCATGTACACCAATTCCATTGTTCAACAAAACATCAAAAAATTGCGTGACCACGGTTATCATATTATTGATCCGGGTAACGGCTTTTTAGCTGAAGGTTATGAAGGTGTAGGGCGCCTTGCCGAGTTTGAATCGTTGATCTGGGAAGCGGATAAAATTTTGCTGGGCACAAATGAACTGAAGAACAAGCGCGTTTTGATCACCGCCGGACCGACCCAAGAGCCGCTTGATCCGGTGCGTATTTTGACCAATCATTCCTCGGGTAAAATGGGTTACGCCATCGCTCGTGAAGCGGCGTTGATGGGCGCTGAAGTGACGTTGATTTCGGGTCCTACCGCACTTCCGGTGCCGCCGGGTGTGTCGGTGATGCAAGTTACGACAGCCGATGCTATGGATAAAGCCGTGCGTGGGCAGTTTACCAAACATGATGCGTTGATTATGACCGCTGCGGTCGCCGATTTTAAACCGGTACGACAGGAAAAACAAAAAATTAAAAAAACCGACGCGAAAAATATTACTTTAGAATTGACACGCACGCCGGATATTTTGGCGAATATCGGCAAACAAAAAGGCCGCCGATATGTCGTGGGATTTGCTCTTGAAACCGATCAGGAAATAGAAAATGCGCAGCGCAAATTGCATGCAAAAAACCTGGATTTTATTGTAGCCAATAACCCCAAAGAACAAGGTGCAGGTTTTAATACCGACACCAATATCGTAACAATCATAGATAAAAATAGTATTCTGCGCTGGCCCAAAATGAGCAAAGCGCAAGTCGCCCGGAAGATTCTCGAAAAAGTTGCAAAGGAGATATAA
- the rpoZ gene encoding DNA-directed RNA polymerase subunit omega, with protein MPVKAFPFDKIDASIENVYEAVIVAARRARQINDEQMIHVRTLTEGDEAMDGEEVKINRDDILDLEKLPKPVATALDELLAGKIKHEYLNREEE; from the coding sequence ATGCCGGTCAAAGCGTTTCCCTTTGATAAAATTGATGCATCGATCGAAAATGTCTACGAAGCCGTGATCGTTGCGGCGCGTCGTGCACGTCAGATCAATGACGAACAAATGATACATGTGCGCACGTTGACAGAAGGCGATGAAGCTATGGATGGTGAAGAAGTAAAAATTAACCGCGATGATATTTTAGATTTGGAAAAACTTCCCAAACCTGTCGCAACGGCGTTGGATGAATTGCTCGCTGGTAAAATCAAGCACGAATATCTCAATCGCGAAGAAGAATAA
- the gcvP gene encoding aminomethyl-transferring glycine dehydrogenase yields the protein MNTLHNDSFQKRHIGPRAEDLKSMLQAIGVGSLDELIEKTVPPSIRLTSPMNLPPAIGEYEMLAELRALAAKNKIYKSYIGQGYYDTITPGVILRNILENPSWYTQYTPYQAEIAQGRLEALLNYQTMVMDLTKMEIANASLLDEGTAAAESMHMFHASANEGTGNKFFVASSCFAQTIDVMKTRANPLGIEIVVGDHTTFKPSKEYFGALIQYPAADGAIYDYAAFTQQCHEQGIYVAVAADILALTLLTPPGEWGADVVVGSTQRLGVPMGYGGPHAAFFATKDEFKRKMPGRIIGVTIDANNKRALRMSLQTREQHIRREKATSNICTAQVLLANMAGMYAVYHGPKGMREIGLRVHNRAVTLAGALVSAGYRQLNAVYFDTIKIDTGDAKTYDAIRSAALAAQINLCYHGSQTITIAVDETTGAKDIEILTQIFAKAKSASVTVKHSDLQTPSWGKPFVRQSAYLTHPVFNTYHSETEMLRYIKYLELKDVSLANSMIPLGSCTMKLNATTEMEPVTWAEFGGLHPFAPSDQTAGYQQLFSELESYLNAITGFAGTSLQPNAGAQGEYTGLLVIREYLKSIGQSHRHVALIPSSAHGTNPASAVMAGMQVVVVKCDDMGNIDVKDLRAKAEQYKNELAALMVTYPSTHGVFEEAIHEICEIIHANGGQVYMDGANMNAQVGLTSPAMIGADVCHLNLHKTFCIPHGGGGPGMGPICVAKHLVPFLPGHAVVKTGGNKAMTAVSAAPWGSASILLISYVYIRLMGAAGLTDATQYAILNANYIRARLKDHYDVLYVGKNGFVAHEMIMDTRGFKTTANIEVIDMAKRLMDYGFHAPTVSFPVAGTLMVEPTESEPKSELDRFCEAMISIRNEIREIENGQAHKEDNVLKHAPHTAETVVSDTWTHAYTRETAAFPLPTLRTNKIWPSVGRVNDAYGDRNLICSCPPVESYA from the coding sequence ATGAATACGTTGCATAACGACAGCTTCCAAAAGCGTCATATCGGACCACGCGCAGAGGATTTGAAGTCCATGCTCCAGGCCATCGGTGTGGGCTCCTTGGATGAACTGATCGAAAAAACCGTTCCCCCTTCCATTCGACTGACTTCGCCGATGAATTTGCCCCCGGCCATCGGTGAATATGAGATGCTCGCTGAACTGCGTGCTTTAGCGGCAAAAAATAAAATTTACAAGTCGTACATCGGGCAAGGCTATTATGATACGATCACGCCCGGCGTAATTCTGCGGAACATACTGGAAAACCCGAGTTGGTACACACAGTACACGCCGTATCAGGCTGAAATCGCGCAAGGCCGCCTGGAAGCGTTGCTGAATTATCAAACCATGGTCATGGACCTCACCAAAATGGAAATTGCCAACGCTTCGCTCCTGGATGAGGGTACGGCTGCGGCGGAGTCCATGCACATGTTCCATGCGTCCGCCAATGAAGGTACCGGCAATAAATTTTTTGTTGCCTCGTCGTGTTTTGCGCAAACGATAGATGTGATGAAAACACGCGCCAATCCTTTGGGCATCGAAATCGTGGTCGGCGATCATACGACGTTTAAACCTTCGAAAGAATATTTCGGCGCGTTGATCCAATATCCCGCAGCGGATGGCGCGATCTATGATTACGCCGCATTTACACAGCAATGCCACGAACAAGGTATTTACGTCGCCGTAGCGGCGGACATATTGGCCCTCACGCTGTTAACACCGCCCGGTGAATGGGGTGCGGATGTCGTTGTCGGATCCACGCAGCGTCTGGGTGTTCCTATGGGTTACGGCGGACCGCATGCGGCTTTTTTTGCGACGAAAGATGAATTTAAACGTAAGATGCCGGGTCGTATTATCGGGGTGACCATTGATGCGAATAACAAACGTGCATTACGTATGTCGTTGCAGACACGAGAACAGCATATTCGCCGTGAAAAGGCGACGAGTAATATTTGTACAGCGCAAGTATTGTTGGCCAATATGGCCGGTATGTACGCAGTTTACCACGGTCCCAAAGGGATGAGGGAAATCGGCTTACGCGTTCACAATCGTGCCGTAACACTTGCCGGTGCGCTCGTGTCCGCCGGTTACCGTCAGTTGAACGCGGTGTATTTTGATACGATCAAAATTGATACCGGCGATGCCAAAACGTATGATGCGATTCGAAGCGCGGCACTGGCAGCACAAATCAATCTGTGTTACCACGGATCGCAAACAATCACGATCGCCGTGGATGAGACGACCGGTGCAAAAGATATAGAAATTCTGACACAAATTTTTGCTAAAGCGAAATCCGCTTCGGTCACTGTAAAACATTCGGATTTACAAACGCCGTCGTGGGGTAAACCATTTGTTCGTCAAAGCGCTTACCTTACACATCCGGTATTCAATACGTATCACAGTGAAACCGAAATGCTGCGATACATCAAATATTTGGAATTGAAAGATGTGTCGTTGGCCAATTCGATGATCCCTCTCGGTTCGTGTACTATGAAACTGAATGCGACCACCGAGATGGAACCGGTAACCTGGGCCGAGTTTGGCGGCCTGCATCCGTTTGCTCCGTCGGATCAAACGGCCGGCTATCAACAGCTTTTTAGCGAACTGGAGTCGTATCTTAATGCGATCACCGGATTTGCCGGTACTTCGCTGCAACCCAACGCGGGTGCGCAGGGCGAGTATACCGGTTTACTTGTGATCCGTGAATATCTGAAAAGCATCGGCCAGTCGCATCGTCATGTCGCATTGATCCCGTCCTCGGCGCACGGCACGAACCCTGCGAGCGCCGTGATGGCCGGAATGCAAGTCGTCGTCGTAAAATGCGATGATATGGGAAATATAGATGTGAAAGATTTGCGCGCTAAAGCCGAGCAATACAAAAATGAACTCGCGGCTCTGATGGTGACTTATCCTTCGACGCACGGTGTATTTGAAGAAGCCATTCATGAAATATGCGAGATCATTCATGCCAATGGCGGCCAGGTTTATATGGATGGTGCAAATATGAATGCACAAGTCGGCCTTACCAGTCCGGCAATGATCGGCGCGGATGTGTGCCACCTCAATTTACATAAAACATTTTGTATTCCGCACGGCGGCGGTGGCCCCGGCATGGGTCCGATCTGTGTTGCCAAACATCTTGTTCCATTTTTACCGGGTCATGCGGTAGTCAAAACAGGTGGTAATAAAGCGATGACGGCGGTTTCGGCAGCGCCATGGGGCAGTGCCAGCATTCTCCTCATATCATACGTGTACATCCGTCTGATGGGCGCGGCGGGATTGACCGATGCGACCCAATATGCCATTCTCAACGCCAACTATATTCGTGCACGTCTCAAAGATCACTACGATGTGCTCTACGTCGGGAAAAACGGTTTTGTAGCGCATGAGATGATCATGGATACACGCGGGTTTAAAACAACCGCCAATATCGAAGTAATTGATATGGCCAAACGTCTGATGGATTACGGATTTCATGCGCCGACTGTTTCGTTTCCGGTGGCCGGTACGCTGATGGTGGAACCGACAGAGTCCGAACCCAAATCCGAGCTGGATCGTTTTTGTGAAGCGATGATATCCATACGCAATGAAATTCGAGAAATCGAAAATGGTCAAGCGCACAAAGAAGATAACGTGCTCAAACATGCACCGCATACGGCTGAAACGGTGGTTTCCGATACATGGACGCACGCTTATACAAGAGAAACAGCAGCGTTCCCATTGCCGACGTTGCGTACCAATAAAATATGGCCTTCCGTCGGCCGCGTCAATGATGCGTACGGCGACCGCAATCTGATTTGCAGTTGCCCGCCGGTAGAATCGTATGCATGA
- a CDS encoding diguanylate cyclase, with protein sequence MSRTYKILIVDDNPDHVYSLRKTLQRPEYVFFEAHSGEDALGSVTAHDPDIMLLDVRLPGIDGFEICESIRKISAHLPIVFVTANLKEFVDQVHGFEKGGDDYVIQPYDPRELAIKVKALLRNKVLYDSLLQEVSKLDRMKAELQQHNEELKKVNNKLEEKTEHLKSLTVTDPLTALFNRKYFHQRINKEISAVKRYKAEASAAMVDIVNYSGINEQYGVPQADVILKEMASLLVNSVRNSDIVTRFDGGKFAVIFTHTSEDSALIKARMIVEAVAAYPFPIYDDLIPSEKINELDKKEIRIRAKISLTGLNHDWVRTEADLIEAFERSLLQNRSNQDYVFFARK encoded by the coding sequence ATGAGCCGCACGTATAAAATCTTAATCGTTGACGATAATCCCGACCATGTGTACTCCCTGCGCAAAACGTTGCAACGGCCGGAGTATGTGTTTTTTGAAGCGCACAGCGGCGAAGATGCATTGGGCTCCGTAACGGCGCACGATCCCGATATCATGTTGCTGGACGTACGTTTGCCGGGCATTGACGGATTTGAGATTTGTGAAAGTATTCGAAAAATTTCCGCGCATCTGCCCATTGTTTTTGTTACGGCCAATCTTAAAGAGTTTGTTGATCAGGTTCATGGGTTTGAAAAAGGCGGTGATGATTATGTGATCCAGCCGTACGATCCGCGTGAACTGGCGATCAAAGTAAAAGCACTCCTGCGCAATAAAGTTCTATACGATAGTTTGCTCCAGGAAGTCAGCAAACTTGATCGCATGAAAGCGGAGCTTCAACAGCATAATGAAGAACTAAAAAAAGTAAATAATAAGCTCGAAGAAAAAACCGAACATCTGAAGTCGCTTACGGTAACGGATCCGCTCACGGCGCTTTTCAATCGTAAATATTTTCACCAACGCATCAATAAGGAAATCAGCGCGGTCAAACGCTACAAAGCCGAAGCCAGTGCGGCGATGGTAGATATCGTCAACTATAGCGGCATTAACGAACAGTACGGTGTACCGCAAGCCGACGTCATTCTTAAGGAAATGGCCAGCCTGTTGGTCAATAGCGTCCGTAATTCCGATATTGTGACGCGTTTTGATGGCGGTAAATTTGCCGTTATTTTTACGCACACTTCCGAAGACAGTGCGTTGATCAAAGCGCGTATGATCGTGGAAGCCGTAGCCGCATACCCATTTCCCATTTACGATGATCTTATTCCGTCTGAAAAAATAAATGAACTGGATAAAAAAGAAATCCGAATCCGTGCAAAAATATCGTTGACCGGATTAAATCATGACTGGGTGCGCACGGAAGCCGATCTCATCGAAGCTTTTGAACGATCCTTATTGCAAAACCGCTCAAATCAAGACTATGTATTTTTTGCCCGCAAGTAA
- a CDS encoding response regulator: MKSRKKTSLKKRSSKKTVASRTAKPVQSKSKKKSTTATKKSKPRSSSSVILSAQKTPSSVITPMIRALLDSAASGILVIDHQRRIVAVNAKFCDLFNADEPTLTSWKESDLVMRFTSLVREAERFTKERDLIDNENYIVSDEIEFTHMSGRFFLRQILPIPDERGKIVGRLWKFRDVTYERHIAVVYRDIEKKKFEFEEKNQELENAYRRLEEMRRDVVEANQLKSQFLSNMSHELRTPLNSIMALSSILLARMDGELTEEQEKQIRIIEKSGKNLLALINDILDLSKIESGKMDVFFAEYAVREFADSIRMTVLPMVRESNLEMEVDVDETLDIHSTDENKLKQILLNLLSNAIKFTPHGKVRLQVRPTKFADVLEFSVIDTGIGIDRENYEKIFDPFRQLDGSATRKYGGTGLGLAVTKRMVELLGGKISVESEIGKGSTFKFILPAKKRGDSSKPFSAQEIEAMFTRKQDEADQLITDSAIDSAKKTVLLVDDDKETLYAFRKYFEEEHYNILFAQDGETALVKSAQYRPNVITLDIMMPRKDGWEVLQELKKNPDTKNIPVAIVSMIDNKKLGYSLGTSDYLVKPVQRDAFMKRIQKLTEMKGLRKILIVDDDLSQAELIEEILESDDFLSEVATSGEKAIQAARRKSYDLVILDLMMPQIDGFAVLSSLQSDPITQNLPVLVLTGKLLTQEDHRKLSGNHYYIFQKSAFSREKLLEQIHRIMEAERNAAKP, translated from the coding sequence ATGAAATCTAGAAAAAAAACGTCGCTCAAAAAACGATCTTCCAAAAAGACCGTGGCCTCGCGTACGGCAAAGCCCGTGCAATCAAAATCCAAAAAGAAATCAACTACAGCGACTAAAAAAAGCAAGCCCCGCTCTTCTTCCTCCGTAATTCTTTCAGCACAAAAGACGCCTTCGTCGGTCATCACACCGATGATTCGCGCATTATTGGATTCGGCGGCATCCGGCATATTGGTGATTGATCATCAACGTCGTATCGTAGCCGTGAATGCCAAGTTCTGCGATTTGTTCAATGCGGACGAACCGACACTGACGTCATGGAAAGAATCGGATTTAGTGATGCGATTTACATCACTGGTCCGCGAGGCGGAACGATTTACTAAAGAACGTGACCTGATTGACAACGAAAACTACATCGTGTCGGATGAAATCGAATTCACACACATGTCGGGTCGTTTTTTTCTCCGACAGATTTTACCGATACCCGATGAACGGGGAAAAATCGTCGGTCGCCTTTGGAAATTTCGTGATGTCACGTATGAACGGCATATTGCGGTCGTGTACCGTGATATAGAAAAGAAGAAATTCGAGTTTGAAGAAAAAAATCAGGAACTCGAAAATGCGTACCGCCGCCTTGAGGAAATGCGACGCGATGTCGTCGAAGCCAACCAGCTTAAGTCCCAGTTTCTTTCCAATATGAGCCACGAACTGCGTACGCCGCTTAACTCCATCATGGCGTTATCAAGCATTCTGCTGGCGCGTATGGACGGTGAATTGACCGAGGAACAGGAAAAACAAATTCGCATTATCGAAAAAAGCGGCAAAAATTTGCTGGCCTTGATCAACGATATTTTGGATCTTTCCAAAATCGAGTCCGGCAAAATGGATGTATTTTTTGCAGAATACGCCGTTCGTGAATTTGCCGACAGTATTCGTATGACCGTTCTGCCGATGGTGCGTGAATCCAATCTGGAAATGGAAGTGGATGTTGATGAGACACTGGACATTCACAGCACCGATGAAAATAAGCTCAAACAAATACTGCTCAATCTTTTATCCAATGCGATCAAGTTCACTCCGCACGGCAAAGTGCGATTGCAAGTTCGTCCCACCAAATTTGCCGATGTTCTCGAATTCTCGGTAATTGATACGGGTATCGGCATTGATCGCGAAAACTACGAAAAAATTTTTGATCCCTTTCGGCAACTCGACGGTTCGGCCACCCGAAAATACGGCGGCACCGGGTTGGGGCTTGCTGTAACCAAACGTATGGTGGAGCTGCTCGGCGGTAAAATTTCCGTCGAAAGCGAAATCGGAAAAGGTTCAACATTCAAATTTATTCTTCCGGCCAAAAAACGCGGTGACTCGAGCAAGCCGTTTAGTGCGCAAGAAATTGAGGCCATGTTTACCCGCAAGCAAGATGAAGCGGACCAACTTATAACCGACAGCGCGATCGATTCGGCTAAAAAAACTGTACTTTTGGTAGATGATGATAAAGAAACGTTGTATGCGTTTCGGAAATATTTTGAAGAAGAACATTACAATATTCTTTTCGCGCAAGACGGCGAAACGGCGTTGGTCAAATCTGCGCAATATCGTCCGAACGTTATCACTCTGGATATCATGATGCCGCGCAAAGACGGTTGGGAAGTGCTGCAGGAACTGAAGAAAAATCCCGATACTAAAAATATTCCGGTGGCCATCGTTTCGATGATTGACAATAAGAAACTCGGATACAGCCTCGGTACGTCGGATTATTTGGTAAAACCCGTACAGCGTGATGCGTTTATGAAACGCATTCAAAAGCTGACGGAGATGAAGGGATTGCGTAAAATTTTGATCGTGGATGACGACTTGTCACAGGCCGAACTGATCGAAGAAATTTTGGAGAGCGATGATTTTTTATCAGAGGTCGCGACCAGCGGTGAAAAAGCCATCCAGGCGGCCCGACGCAAATCCTACGACTTGGTAATTCTTGATTTGATGATGCCGCAGATTGACGGCTTTGCCGTTTTATCGAGTTTACAGAGTGACCCGATCACACAAAATTTACCGGTACTCGTATTGACCGGCAAATTACTTACGCAGGAAGATCATCGGAAACTTTCAGGTAACCATTATTATATTTTCCAGAAAAGCGCATTCTCACGCGAAAAATTACTGGAGCAAATTCACCGCATCATGGAGGCTGAGCGTAACGCCGCAAAACCATGA
- the gcvH gene encoding glycine cleavage system protein GcvH: protein MNFPEELLYAASHEWVRLEGDIATVGVSDYAQSELGDIIFLELPEVGKKVTAGQPFGSVEAVKTVSDLYAPFSGEVIEVNGVLADKAETINSDPYGNGWIVKIKVSDMSAKSSLLSANKYRESTAH from the coding sequence ATGAATTTTCCCGAAGAACTACTTTACGCAGCAAGCCACGAATGGGTACGTCTCGAAGGCGATATAGCTACCGTCGGTGTGTCTGATTATGCGCAATCTGAATTAGGCGATATTATTTTTCTTGAGCTCCCTGAAGTTGGCAAAAAAGTTACCGCAGGTCAGCCCTTTGGTTCCGTCGAAGCGGTAAAAACTGTAAGCGATCTGTATGCACCATTCTCGGGTGAAGTGATCGAAGTAAACGGCGTACTGGCCGACAAAGCCGAAACAATAAACAGCGATCCGTACGGTAACGGTTGGATTGTAAAAATCAAAGTTTCCGATATGAGCGCTAAATCAAGTCTTTTATCGGCAAATAAATACCGCGAATCAACAGCGCATTAA